Genomic window (Granulicella arctica):
AACAAAGGCGTGTACGGGAAGGTTTACTGATTTCGATGAAAGCTACTGCTGTTGAGTACCGGTTCCGCCACCTGATTCATGGCTTGATCTTTGTGCTGGGTTTTATTGCTCCATGGAACTATGCGGTGCACCTGGATGCGCGAGGGCCGAATGCACACCTCTGGGGCGTGCTGGCGGCGTTGCTGGCGAAGAGTGGAGTGACCAGCATCGGCACGGCGTTTGAAGGGCTGCTGGTGCTCGGGATCGTGCTGGCCCTGCTGGGGGCGTGGGTGCGGACGTGGGGAGCAGCGTATCTTAGCTCGGCTGTGGTGCATGATGGCGGGATGCATGGCGAGGGTATGGTGGCGGATGGGCCGTACCGGTATGTGCGGAATCCGCTATACCTTGGGACGTTTCTGCATGCGCTGGCTGTGGCGCTGTTGATGCCGGTAAGCGGGGCTATCTTTACGGTGGTGCTGATCGGGATGGTGCAGGTGCGGCTGACTCTGCGGGAGGAGCCGTTTCTTCAGCAGAAGCTTGGAGCTTCGTACGCGGCTTATTGCGCGCTTGTGCCGCGGCTGATGCCGTCGCTGCGGCCACGGGTTGCGGCTTCAGGGCAACGTGCGGCATGGGGGCAGGCGGTGCTGGGTGAGGTGTACTTCTGGGGTGTGGCGGGGTCGTTCGCCGTGGCAGGGTGGTGGTACAACGCGATGCTGCTGATCCGATGTGTGATTGTTTCGTATGGGGTGTCGATGGTGGGTCGGGCGTTTGTGGTGAAGAAGTAAGGGTGGATAGCTATGGGCAAGTACGGGGCCCTTGGCGGGGCCTGCGCTCATGGTGACTGCGTAGATCTTGCGACGGCAAAGGGAGTTGCAGCTCTCTTCCAGAATGACAGAGAGAAGGGCAAGTGCAACCGCAGGTCCTTCGGGTTCGCTCAGGATGCCAGCTCTGGTGGGTGGACAAAGAGAAGCCCGCTGGCTCTCGTGGAGAGACAGCGGGCAGTGGCTTCCGGCTGGCCGGGGAGGGCTGCCGGAGCTACATGTCGAACTAGGCTGCTGACGCGGTCTTCTTGACCGGAGCGATGGTGTCCTTCGCTACCTTGGCCACGCGGAACTTGACCACGGTCTTGGCCTTGATCTTGATGGTCTCGCCGGTCTGGGGGTTACGGCCGAGACGCGCCTTGCGCTCTGCCTTGACGAGCTTGCCGATACCGGGAATGGTGAACTCGCCATTCTTCTTGGTCTCTTTGACTGCGGTCTCAGCGAGAAGCTCGAGGAAGGTCGAGGTCTGCTTGTTGGTGAGTTCCATCTTCTCTGCGAGTGCGCGGACGAGTGCCGTCTTGGTCATACCCTTTGCCATAGTGATTACTCCTTCGTGCTAGATTGTTGGTGCTGCTGCGGGGAGGTATCTCCTGCAAGCGGAACCGCGTGGATTGCCGACCGAAATCGTCAATGTTCATGCGGGTCCGGAGAACCGTACCGCCATTCACCTTCGGCTTTTCAGAAGGGAATGTCAACCGCTTTCCTTGGTTTTCCACCGGTTTTCTTCGGGTTTTCTGGAGATTGTGCTGAATTTGGGACATTTCGCTTGGAAATGAGTGATTTGCGTTGATTTGCGTCAGTTCGCGGCAGG
Coding sequences:
- a CDS encoding HU family DNA-binding protein; amino-acid sequence: MAKGMTKTALVRALAEKMELTNKQTSTFLELLAETAVKETKKNGEFTIPGIGKLVKAERKARLGRNPQTGETIKIKAKTVVKFRVAKVAKDTIAPVKKTASAA
- a CDS encoding methyltransferase family protein, which gives rise to MKATAVEYRFRHLIHGLIFVLGFIAPWNYAVHLDARGPNAHLWGVLAALLAKSGVTSIGTAFEGLLVLGIVLALLGAWVRTWGAAYLSSAVVHDGGMHGEGMVADGPYRYVRNPLYLGTFLHALAVALLMPVSGAIFTVVLIGMVQVRLTLREEPFLQQKLGASYAAYCALVPRLMPSLRPRVAASGQRAAWGQAVLGEVYFWGVAGSFAVAGWWYNAMLLIRCVIVSYGVSMVGRAFVVKK